Proteins from a genomic interval of Defluviitalea raffinosedens:
- a CDS encoding alpha/beta fold hydrolase, with amino-acid sequence MQRVWQFTLSCNSCSWRSWGAWLSYIFAAKYPQYVSKLILVSSGPFELSYYSQLVERRNVKKMPKEQEEDIRAANLYTDDIKYDPDHYCLLPDIEEDMIAFNEEQFKSLMNEIGPMRASGKLLDLSKDIECPVAAIHGKNDPHPWEGVKEPLENRLNDFKMYLLDKCGHDPWKEYYAKDEFFAILKNELKSTGTV; translated from the coding sequence TTGCAGAGAGTATGGCAGTTTACCCTTTCATGCAATAGTTGTTCATGGCGGTCCTGGGGCGCGTGGTTATCCTATATTTTTGCCGCAAAGTATCCCCAGTATGTCAGTAAACTGATTCTGGTAAGCAGTGGTCCGTTTGAATTAAGTTATTATTCTCAGCTTGTTGAAAGAAGAAACGTTAAAAAGATGCCCAAAGAACAGGAAGAAGATATAAGAGCGGCAAACTTATACACTGACGATATTAAGTATGATCCCGACCACTATTGCCTGTTGCCGGATATAGAGGAAGATATGATTGCCTTTAATGAAGAGCAATTTAAGTCATTAATGAATGAAATAGGTCCTATGCGTGCGAGTGGTAAGCTGTTGGATCTATCTAAAGATATTGAATGTCCTGTTGCTGCCATCCATGGTAAAAATGATCCTCATCCGTGGGAAGGAGTAAAAGAACCTCTGGAAAATCGATTGAATGATTTTAAAATGTATTTGCTGGACAAATGTGGGCATGATCCGTGGAAAGAATATTATGCGAAAGATGAATTTTTTGCGATTCTCAAAAATGAATTAAAAAGTACTGGAACAGTTTAG
- a CDS encoding helix-turn-helix transcriptional regulator, translating to MDERMMTVQKMQNYIEEHILEDIKIDDLANLTKYSTVHVRRLFLEWTKLSPTAYIRRLKLTKAALMLRDESCRVIDVVTQFGFGSVDGFQRAFKKEFGCNPKEYRTNPVPIYLFTPFIVHSKNNKAYDFSLSNARKVTVQKIHKYERKVIIKRGIKATDYWSYCDEIGCDVWGLLKSIKSISGEPVCLWLPEQYRNPISNEYVQGAEVEMDYKGVIPDGFEVIELPKADYLLFRSDPYEDEEYESAILDVKKVISEYDFHGNGYVIDENNPRIQLEPICTRGYIEMVPVISKEFVNL from the coding sequence GTGGATGAAAGAATGATGACAGTCCAGAAAATGCAAAATTATATTGAAGAACATATTTTAGAAGATATAAAAATTGATGATCTGGCAAATCTCACCAAGTATTCCACTGTACACGTAAGACGTCTCTTTCTTGAATGGACAAAGTTGTCACCAACGGCTTATATAAGGCGATTAAAACTTACAAAAGCAGCACTTATGCTACGGGATGAATCCTGTAGAGTAATTGATGTAGTGACCCAATTCGGATTTGGGAGTGTAGATGGATTTCAACGGGCATTTAAAAAGGAATTTGGATGTAATCCGAAAGAGTATAGAACCAATCCTGTTCCAATCTATCTTTTCACTCCATTTATTGTACATTCTAAAAACAATAAAGCATATGACTTTTCACTCTCCAATGCCAGAAAGGTGACGGTTCAAAAGATTCATAAATATGAAAGGAAAGTAATCATAAAAAGAGGGATAAAGGCTACTGATTACTGGTCCTATTGCGATGAAATAGGGTGCGATGTATGGGGGCTTCTTAAAAGTATCAAATCAATAAGTGGAGAGCCTGTATGTCTATGGCTTCCTGAACAGTATCGTAATCCAATTTCCAATGAATATGTTCAAGGTGCTGAGGTGGAAATGGATTATAAAGGGGTTATCCCTGATGGCTTTGAGGTTATCGAGTTACCAAAGGCAGATTATCTGTTATTCAGAAGTGATCCTTATGAGGATGAAGAGTATGAATCTGCCATTTTGGATGTTAAAAAAGTGATTTCAGAATATGATTTTCACGGAAATGGTTATGTAATAGATGAAAATAATCCCAGAATACAACTGGAACCAATCTGTACGCGAGGATATATAGAAATGGTTCCGGTTATATCCAAGGAATTTGTAAATCTATAA
- a CDS encoding substrate-binding domain-containing protein yields the protein MKTKIMLTSILVLNMVILCSCQKKLEPVKELSHESDKITIGFSMDSFMIERWQRDRDIFVSRANELGAEVIVQTAGGDLDEQIKQIEYLINKNVDVLVIVPRDANGLGTVVNEARKKGIKVISYDRLIKGVPLDLYISFDNELVGELIADTLVSHVPQGNYVIFNGPESDNNVSLLRKGYYNVLNPKIQSGDIIVTHEYWTPNWEPEQAGYKMEELLRNQEKIDAIIAGNDSIATMLIRLLSENRMAGKVAVGGQDAEVSACQRIVEGTQLMTVYKPIDKLARLSAELAVQLAKGEEIIVNNVYEDGEYSIPYYEIMPIAVTKENMMDTVIKDGFQRLESVYQNIPPKQWPKN from the coding sequence ATGAAGACTAAGATTATGTTAACCAGTATACTTGTTTTAAACATGGTTATTTTATGCAGCTGTCAAAAAAAGTTGGAGCCTGTAAAAGAATTATCTCATGAATCTGATAAAATCACTATAGGATTTTCCATGGATTCTTTTATGATTGAAAGATGGCAAAGAGACCGGGATATTTTTGTATCCAGAGCGAATGAACTTGGAGCAGAGGTTATAGTACAGACTGCGGGAGGGGATCTGGACGAACAGATCAAGCAAATCGAGTATTTAATCAATAAAAATGTAGATGTTTTGGTTATTGTACCACGAGATGCCAATGGCTTGGGGACAGTGGTAAATGAAGCGAGGAAAAAAGGAATTAAAGTGATTTCTTATGACCGATTGATTAAGGGGGTTCCTCTGGATTTATACATATCTTTTGATAATGAACTGGTTGGAGAATTAATAGCTGATACTTTAGTGAGTCATGTGCCACAGGGAAATTATGTAATTTTTAATGGCCCCGAAAGTGACAATAATGTTTCTTTACTAAGGAAAGGGTACTATAATGTTTTAAATCCTAAAATTCAGTCAGGAGATATTATCGTTACTCATGAATATTGGACACCCAATTGGGAACCTGAGCAAGCTGGCTATAAAATGGAAGAACTTTTAAGAAACCAAGAAAAGATCGATGCGATTATAGCAGGAAACGATTCTATTGCAACGATGCTCATTAGATTATTATCAGAAAATAGAATGGCTGGTAAAGTTGCAGTTGGCGGACAAGATGCGGAAGTGTCAGCATGCCAAAGAATTGTTGAAGGGACACAGCTTATGACAGTGTATAAACCTATTGATAAATTGGCAAGATTATCGGCAGAACTTGCAGTGCAGTTAGCGAAAGGAGAAGAAATTATTGTAAACAACGTATATGAGGATGGAGAGTATTCGATCCCATACTATGAAATTATGCCGATTGCAGTGACAAAGGAAAATATGATGGACACAGTCATTAAAGATGGATTTCAAAGGTTAGAATCAGTATACCAAAACATACCACCCAAACAGTGGCCTAAGAATTAA
- a CDS encoding substrate-binding domain-containing protein has translation MRKRDLAIFIIIGLIVFLFTMAIYLSTANKFKVDSMEKEDLLNKENVLKYHFAVICESMDEPFWQSLRKGAKKAGEDFNVAVEFNGPRTTNVEEEIKYLEIAIASKVDGIITHISDEEKMTPYIDKAVDMGIPVITLNNDAQSSMRQSYVGVNRYNLGLEWGKLIALAASDKDTVVGIIYPDYKNFESNHHEMILLGINESTKSYPNIQFKIVSVKDSEIFSSEEAIREILINDDHVNMILCMNAADTLRAAKAVVDLNRVGDVTIIGYHDNPEILNYIKNGVIYGTIAGDAMGMGYKSIEAMVELKENKRTSEFITSKLNVITNDNVQKYIVDKEKKEYFEDGEK, from the coding sequence ATGAGGAAAAGAGATTTGGCTATTTTTATCATTATAGGGCTGATCGTATTTCTATTTACTATGGCCATCTATTTAAGTACAGCTAATAAGTTTAAAGTAGATTCTATGGAAAAAGAAGATTTGTTAAATAAAGAAAATGTGCTGAAATATCATTTTGCAGTTATTTGTGAAAGTATGGATGAACCTTTTTGGCAATCTCTTAGGAAAGGAGCGAAAAAAGCAGGCGAGGACTTTAATGTTGCAGTAGAATTTAACGGGCCTCGTACTACGAATGTAGAAGAAGAAATCAAATATTTAGAGATCGCTATTGCATCAAAAGTTGATGGGATTATTACGCACATAAGCGATGAAGAGAAAATGACACCATATATTGATAAAGCAGTAGATATGGGAATACCGGTTATTACTTTAAATAATGATGCTCAGTCCAGTATGCGACAGTCCTATGTAGGAGTGAATAGATACAATCTAGGACTGGAGTGGGGCAAGCTTATTGCCTTAGCCGCTTCTGACAAAGATACAGTAGTAGGGATTATTTATCCTGATTACAAGAATTTTGAAAGCAATCATCATGAAATGATCTTGTTGGGGATTAATGAAAGTACAAAAAGTTATCCTAATATTCAATTTAAAATTGTCAGTGTAAAGGATTCAGAGATTTTTAGTTCAGAAGAAGCCATAAGAGAAATACTGATTAATGATGATCATGTTAATATGATTTTATGTATGAATGCTGCCGATACCTTACGGGCTGCCAAGGCAGTAGTAGATTTAAACAGGGTTGGAGATGTAACCATTATTGGATATCATGATAATCCTGAAATCTTAAACTATATAAAGAATGGCGTTATATATGGCACGATCGCAGGAGATGCCATGGGAATGGGTTATAAAAGCATCGAAGCAATGGTTGAGTTAAAAGAGAATAAAAGAACCAGTGAATTTATTACATCAAAGCTTAACGTTATTACAAATGACAATGTCCAAAAGTATATTGTTGATAAGGAAAAAAAGGAGTACTTTGAGGATGGAGAAAAGTAA
- a CDS encoding sensor histidine kinase produces the protein MEKSKHFPKNKIRTRLILCFLITTTLMGITNIYVYMNVNTIMKKVDTIYVSNINLNELSTLLNNVESSIEAYLLTNSSDNLASYFNNFEKLKLKSEELNSKIIDDETALLEKNIKSMIETYMDVTDKAVKEKRARNVNRYALSYKEAVKLYGYINEYITKLNNIRFQNNTKQYIVAASNLKYIEFLNFTIIILTIVLNIILILLITYKITKPIIELSNAADRIAEGNFDVREVRVESDDEIGVMALAFNTMVKSIKNYISEIQQKAELEGKLKEQELQNLSMKTYLKEAQLRSFQSQIDPHFLYNTLNAGVQLAIMEEADRTGEFIENVAELFRYTTRKSGKTATLGEEINHVENYIYILKTRFSSRLKYEKEIDESLYNLVLPSMLLQPIVENAFVHGLDQLGAGNTIKITVKRKVDRAEICISDNGTGMSEEEIQKVMNKRWDEKAEGGIGISNVINRISLFYGAADLFEIKSEGKGKGTQMYIYIPLDGEGEKLA, from the coding sequence ATGGAGAAAAGTAAGCATTTTCCTAAAAATAAAATACGAACAAGACTTATTCTCTGTTTTTTAATCACTACTACCCTTATGGGAATAACCAATATCTATGTATATATGAATGTTAATACCATTATGAAAAAGGTAGACACCATTTATGTCAGTAATATTAATTTAAATGAACTGTCTACCCTTTTAAATAATGTAGAGAGTAGCATAGAAGCATATCTTTTGACGAATAGCAGCGATAATTTAGCCTCCTATTTTAATAACTTTGAGAAGTTAAAGTTAAAATCAGAAGAATTAAATTCAAAAATAATAGATGATGAAACGGCACTTCTCGAAAAAAATATCAAATCTATGATCGAAACTTATATGGACGTAACGGATAAGGCCGTAAAAGAAAAAAGAGCAAGAAATGTAAACAGGTATGCTCTAAGTTATAAAGAAGCTGTAAAACTATATGGCTATATCAATGAGTATATTACAAAATTAAATAATATAAGGTTCCAAAATAATACAAAGCAGTATATTGTAGCGGCTTCAAATTTAAAATACATAGAGTTTTTAAATTTTACTATTATCATTTTGACTATAGTACTTAATATTATTTTAATCTTACTTATTACATATAAGATTACAAAGCCCATTATAGAATTGTCCAATGCTGCTGACAGGATTGCAGAGGGAAATTTTGATGTTCGTGAGGTAAGAGTGGAGTCTGATGATGAAATCGGGGTAATGGCTTTAGCCTTTAATACTATGGTAAAGAGCATAAAAAATTATATCTCAGAAATTCAGCAGAAAGCGGAATTAGAGGGAAAATTAAAAGAACAGGAACTCCAGAATTTATCTATGAAAACCTATCTGAAGGAAGCACAGTTAAGAAGTTTTCAGTCTCAGATAGATCCCCATTTTTTATATAATACTTTGAATGCAGGCGTGCAATTAGCCATTATGGAGGAAGCAGACAGAACAGGAGAATTTATTGAAAATGTTGCAGAGCTGTTTAGGTATACCACCAGAAAGTCGGGGAAAACAGCCACTCTTGGAGAAGAAATTAATCATGTGGAAAATTATATATATATTTTAAAGACAAGATTTTCCAGTAGGCTAAAATATGAAAAAGAGATCGATGAAAGTCTTTATAATTTGGTTTTGCCCAGTATGCTGCTTCAACCTATAGTGGAAAATGCTTTTGTCCATGGCTTAGACCAGCTGGGTGCAGGAAATACAATAAAAATTACAGTAAAAAGGAAAGTAGACAGGGCGGAAATTTGTATTAGTGATAATGGAACAGGCATGAGTGAAGAAGAAATTCAAAAGGTAATGAATAAGCGATGGGATGAAAAAGCAGAAGGGGGAATAGGGATTTCTAATGTTATTAATAGGATCAGTTTGTTTTATGGTGCAGCTGATTTATTTGAGATCAAAAGTGAAGGCAAGGGCAAAGGCACTCAGATGTATATTTACATTCCATTAGATGGGGAGGGGGAAAAACTTGCATAA
- a CDS encoding YoaK family protein — MNDLTQSRATKGILLFMKKNKDLILHSLMCSIGGFLGGYAVLCRGNLASAQTLNMIDIVLGIVGKNREELLLRILGLFLYIMGMEIVILFSKKTKINLERYSIYVDMAGFLILALIPEQVNMLIGILPVFFIISTQWSVFHGVRGYNSATIFSTNNLRQMLLALNEYAFGKDRKQLNTALYYINTLFWFHISIAMSYFAVKVFGIYASLFGFVYAVPALAITAIKDEKVSGSISFDIPLAK; from the coding sequence ATGAATGACTTAACACAGAGCAGAGCGACTAAAGGTATTCTACTTTTTATGAAAAAGAACAAAGACTTAATACTTCATAGCCTAATGTGCAGTATAGGGGGTTTTTTGGGTGGCTACGCTGTGCTTTGCAGAGGGAACTTGGCTTCTGCACAGACCCTTAACATGATCGATATTGTACTTGGGATCGTGGGTAAAAACAGGGAGGAGCTTCTGCTTAGGATCCTTGGACTTTTTTTATATATTATGGGAATGGAGATAGTTATACTTTTTTCGAAAAAGACAAAAATCAATCTGGAGCGGTACAGTATTTATGTTGATATGGCAGGTTTTTTGATTCTGGCTTTGATACCGGAGCAAGTAAATATGTTGATAGGAATACTTCCTGTATTTTTCATCATTTCTACTCAGTGGAGTGTGTTTCACGGAGTAAGGGGATATAACAGTGCGACGATATTCTCTACAAATAATCTTCGTCAGATGCTGCTTGCCCTGAATGAGTATGCCTTCGGCAAAGACAGAAAGCAGCTGAATACTGCACTTTATTATATCAATACACTATTCTGGTTTCACATAAGTATTGCCATGAGTTATTTTGCTGTTAAAGTTTTTGGTATTTATGCTTCTCTTTTTGGATTTGTTTACGCTGTTCCAGCACTTGCAATTACAGCGATCAAGGATGAAAAAGTATCGGGAAGTATCTCCTTTGATATACCCCTTGCCAAGTAG
- a CDS encoding SDR family oxidoreductase: MNEKDMYTPDELRAETQPVPGKESKMNPEPIYDYPEKKGTGRLKSKTAIITGGDSGIGRAVAVAYAKEGCNVVIVYNIADDDANETKRVVESYGGKALLIKGDIGESSFCNAVVEKTLNEFGGIDILVNNAAEQHMQKSIEDITDEQLLRTFKTNIFSMFYLTRAALPHMKEGSTIINTSSVTAFKGNKDLIDYSATKGAVTAFTRSLSENLAGRKIRVNQVAPGPIWTPLIVSTLDETTIQNFGKDTPLGRPGQPVELAEAYVYLASSDSSYMTGQTIHINGGSIING; this comes from the coding sequence ATGAATGAAAAGGATATGTATACACCTGATGAATTAAGAGCCGAAACCCAGCCTGTACCGGGAAAAGAAAGCAAGATGAATCCCGAACCAATTTATGATTATCCTGAAAAGAAAGGTACGGGCAGGTTAAAATCCAAAACTGCCATTATCACAGGTGGTGACAGCGGAATTGGCAGAGCTGTTGCCGTTGCTTATGCGAAAGAGGGCTGCAATGTAGTGATTGTATATAATATCGCAGATGATGATGCCAATGAGACCAAAAGAGTAGTGGAATCATATGGAGGGAAGGCATTATTGATTAAAGGAGATATCGGAGAAAGCAGTTTTTGCAATGCAGTAGTAGAAAAAACTTTAAACGAATTTGGCGGCATAGATATTTTGGTCAATAATGCCGCTGAACAACATATGCAAAAATCCATAGAGGATATTACGGATGAGCAACTGCTTCGGACATTTAAAACCAATATTTTTTCCATGTTCTATTTAACAAGAGCAGCATTGCCTCATATGAAAGAGGGCAGCACCATTATTAATACCAGTTCTGTAACAGCATTTAAAGGGAATAAAGATTTAATTGATTATTCCGCAACCAAAGGAGCTGTAACAGCATTTACAAGATCTTTATCCGAGAATTTAGCGGGAAGGAAAATTCGAGTCAATCAAGTAGCCCCTGGACCAATATGGACACCTCTTATTGTATCTACACTTGATGAGACTACTATTCAAAACTTTGGCAAAGATACACCATTAGGAAGGCCAGGGCAGCCCGTTGAACTGGCAGAAGCCTATGTATACCTGGCATCTTCTGATTCTTCCTACATGACAGGGCAGACCATTCATATCAATGGTGGGTCAATTATCAATGGATAA
- a CDS encoding M28 family peptidase, producing MELLAKIAKTRPVGTAQNQEITDYIHSYLQSLGYTTKKVPFSCKVWESNESFLVVEGNKIVLQASPFSEPFTGTRKAIVVRNLEELERAECVDKILFLTEDLAKESLQPKDYPFYYPDEHKAIIDCLEAKKPDAIIAITGETNMSGLKPFPLIEDGNFHIPVANLDKEIFAGIEDKVIGHEIELSIVSNNNIATAYQLIASKTVANPKGTILICAHMDSKYNTDGALDNASGVAAMLHAAKNIENDSYNIDIVPFNSEEYYDPQGELIYLKELEESRKEISLVINIDTLAHVGSQVAVATFNFSEKEQAELDSTLNSCTNIVPGQPWYAGDHAMFAFGGTKCILISASDLFEECLSYTHCPQDTIDLVDEKLIENAAEYICKVVNGYK from the coding sequence ATGGAATTATTAGCGAAAATTGCAAAAACACGACCGGTAGGAACTGCTCAAAATCAGGAAATTACAGACTACATTCATTCATACCTGCAAAGCCTTGGATATACAACAAAGAAGGTACCCTTTAGCTGTAAAGTTTGGGAATCAAATGAGTCATTCTTAGTTGTAGAAGGGAACAAGATCGTATTACAGGCAAGTCCTTTTTCAGAGCCATTTACAGGGACAAGAAAAGCTATTGTTGTAAGGAATCTGGAAGAACTGGAAAGAGCGGAATGTGTAGATAAGATATTATTTTTGACAGAGGATTTGGCAAAAGAATCTTTACAGCCAAAGGATTATCCATTTTATTATCCCGATGAGCATAAAGCTATTATTGATTGCCTGGAAGCAAAAAAACCAGATGCAATCATAGCCATCACAGGTGAAACCAACATGAGTGGTCTTAAACCTTTCCCTTTAATTGAAGATGGAAATTTTCATATTCCTGTAGCCAATCTTGACAAAGAGATTTTTGCCGGAATAGAAGATAAGGTAATAGGTCATGAAATTGAATTATCTATTGTTTCGAATAATAATATTGCAACAGCATATCAGCTGATCGCATCAAAAACAGTTGCCAATCCTAAAGGTACAATCCTAATCTGTGCTCACATGGACAGCAAATATAATACCGATGGTGCACTGGATAATGCATCCGGTGTTGCTGCAATGCTTCATGCTGCAAAGAATATTGAAAACGACAGTTACAACATTGATATTGTTCCGTTTAACTCTGAAGAATATTATGATCCACAAGGCGAGCTGATTTACTTAAAAGAACTTGAGGAAAGCAGAAAAGAAATATCGCTGGTGATAAATATCGATACTTTAGCACATGTTGGATCACAAGTAGCAGTTGCCACATTTAATTTTAGTGAAAAGGAGCAGGCGGAGTTAGACAGCACACTGAATAGTTGTACCAATATTGTTCCTGGTCAGCCTTGGTATGCCGGAGATCATGCAATGTTTGCCTTCGGCGGAACGAAATGTATTTTAATTTCTGCATCGGATTTATTTGAAGAATGTTTGTCCTATACCCATTGTCCGCAAGATACAATAGATCTGGTTGATGAAAAGTTAATTGAAAATGCAGCCGAGTATATCTGCAAAGTTGTTAATGGTTATAAATAG
- a CDS encoding NUDIX hydrolase yields the protein MAEYIKTLRKMVGHTPILQCGASVIVENERGEILLQLRKDNHCWGYAGGSVELDEEVEEAAKRELYEETGLIAHELELFGVFSGKDMHYIYPNGDEVSNIDLVYICKSYSGDLKMQQDEVIDLKFFPLFDLPENISPPNVKALKEYVRKRTLK from the coding sequence ATGGCTGAATATATAAAAACTTTACGAAAAATGGTTGGTCATACCCCTATTTTGCAATGTGGAGCCTCTGTGATCGTTGAGAATGAACGGGGTGAAATATTGCTGCAACTTAGAAAAGATAATCATTGCTGGGGATATGCCGGAGGTTCCGTTGAACTGGATGAAGAAGTAGAAGAAGCGGCAAAAAGAGAACTATATGAAGAAACCGGACTTATTGCTCATGAACTGGAACTTTTTGGTGTCTTTTCCGGAAAGGATATGCACTATATTTATCCTAATGGTGACGAAGTGTCAAATATTGATCTTGTGTATATATGCAAATCTTATTCAGGGGATTTAAAAATGCAGCAGGATGAAGTTATAGATCTTAAGTTCTTTCCGTTGTTTGACTTACCGGAAAATATTTCACCGCCTAATGTAAAAGCACTAAAAGAGTACGTCAGGAAAAGAACATTAAAATAA
- a CDS encoding response regulator translates to MHKILIADDEQIVLDSLQFVIGKNFKDAEIVSSVYSGKEAIEDADKYRPDIVIMDIKMPGINGIEAIEEIKKSNPDTKFILLTAFDKFDYAKQAINLGVSEYLLKPVNKTKIVQTLKKVMDEIDLEREKKNKELEIREKMEIILPMLENGFIYSVIFPDDHSTEIMNYKTLMGIHSGGYIMTIELGEASGDRMNNKIGVSVKAHQFYSFIRDTLKSITDCIVGAMMLNRIVVFIPYDEKENEYSERLYSLELGELIYKKLNEKIKDIDFKIGIGSNYKDLTMLSNSYNESLQAIKSMNDVGIMHFKDIPEIHELIDHNLLLLEKQLGEKIIQGDIPGGIKIFNDFFNRLTILYGNSPLTIKNKVLEQIFKVSHYIQNNNQENMIQNNRNYFEEILSIEDYEEIRQWSIGQITFISEEIKRMKENKISDVTRKAKAFINENFAKDIKLEDVSKAVNISPYYFSKLFKEETGENFIDYLTSVRIRHACNQFKNKEISIKEVSYDCGYSDPNYFCRIFKKVTGLTPTEYKERNGSWLYED, encoded by the coding sequence TTGCATAAAATATTGATTGCAGATGATGAGCAAATTGTTTTAGATTCGCTTCAATTTGTTATAGGGAAAAATTTCAAGGATGCAGAAATTGTATCCAGTGTGTACTCAGGAAAAGAAGCTATAGAAGATGCTGATAAGTATAGGCCTGATATTGTTATTATGGATATAAAGATGCCAGGAATTAATGGAATAGAAGCAATTGAAGAAATTAAAAAAAGTAATCCGGATACAAAATTTATATTGCTTACAGCTTTTGATAAATTCGATTATGCAAAGCAAGCGATTAATCTTGGAGTTTCTGAATATCTTTTAAAACCAGTCAATAAAACTAAAATTGTTCAGACTTTAAAGAAGGTAATGGATGAGATAGATTTGGAAAGAGAGAAAAAGAATAAAGAATTAGAAATTCGTGAAAAGATGGAAATCATTCTTCCTATGCTTGAAAATGGTTTTATATATTCCGTTATATTTCCTGATGATCATAGTACTGAAATCATGAACTATAAAACCCTCATGGGCATTCATTCAGGAGGGTACATCATGACTATTGAACTGGGAGAAGCCAGTGGAGACAGAATGAATAATAAAATAGGAGTCAGTGTTAAGGCTCATCAATTCTATTCTTTTATAAGAGATACTCTAAAATCTATAACGGATTGCATTGTAGGAGCCATGATGCTTAACCGGATAGTAGTTTTTATACCCTATGATGAAAAAGAAAATGAGTATTCAGAGAGACTATATTCTCTTGAACTTGGAGAATTAATTTACAAAAAATTAAATGAAAAAATAAAAGATATTGATTTTAAAATAGGAATAGGTTCGAATTATAAAGATCTAACGATGCTTTCCAACTCCTACAACGAATCTTTACAGGCTATAAAAAGTATGAATGATGTAGGGATAATGCATTTTAAAGATATTCCGGAAATTCATGAACTTATAGATCATAATTTGCTTTTGCTGGAAAAACAATTGGGAGAAAAAATCATCCAGGGAGATATTCCTGGAGGCATAAAGATATTTAATGATTTTTTTAATCGCTTAACCATCCTCTACGGTAATAGCCCTTTAACCATTAAAAATAAGGTTTTAGAGCAGATTTTTAAAGTGAGTCATTATATTCAAAATAATAATCAAGAGAATATGATTCAGAATAACAGAAATTATTTTGAAGAGATATTATCTATAGAAGACTATGAAGAAATCAGACAATGGAGTATTGGACAGATCACTTTTATTTCTGAAGAGATTAAGAGGATGAAAGAAAATAAAATAAGTGATGTAACCAGAAAAGCAAAAGCATTTATTAATGAAAATTTTGCGAAAGATATAAAACTTGAAGATGTATCAAAGGCGGTAAATATAAGCCCATATTATTTCAGCAAGTTATTTAAAGAAGAAACAGGGGAAAATTTCATTGATTATCTTACCAGCGTAAGAATTAGACATGCATGTAATCAGTTTAAAAATAAAGAGATCAGTATTAAGGAAGTATCTTATGACTGTGGATATAGCGATCCTAATTACTTTTGCCGTATATTCAAAAAAGTTACAGGCCTTACTCCTACGGAGTATAAGGAACGTAATGGGAGTTGGTTATATGAAGACTAA